One Sanguibacter sp. HDW7 DNA window includes the following coding sequences:
- a CDS encoding fumarylacetoacetate hydrolase family protein — protein sequence MRIARFTQGSDPRFALVDGAPGAETLHVVTGDPLYMPVQQTGEVVPLTDDVRLLAPVIPRSKIVAVGRNYADHVKEMGNELPTSPMLFFKPNTSVVGPDDPIVLPSWTREVSYESELAVVIGKVTKDVSPEDALSKVFGYTVANDVTARDVQRAEDQWARAKGFDSSCPLGPWITTGLDPEDLAVSSRVNGEPRQDGRTSDMIFDVAFLVSYISQAFTLLPGDVILTGTPAGVGIVDHGDVVECEVEGVGVLRNPVLRRD from the coding sequence GTGCGTATCGCTAGGTTCACCCAAGGCTCCGACCCCCGTTTCGCGCTCGTCGACGGCGCTCCCGGCGCGGAGACGCTCCACGTCGTCACGGGGGACCCGCTCTACATGCCGGTCCAGCAGACCGGTGAGGTCGTCCCGCTGACGGACGACGTGCGCCTCCTCGCGCCCGTCATCCCGCGCTCGAAGATCGTCGCGGTCGGCCGCAACTACGCGGACCACGTCAAGGAGATGGGCAACGAGCTGCCCACGTCGCCGATGCTGTTCTTCAAGCCGAACACGTCGGTCGTAGGCCCGGACGACCCGATCGTCCTGCCGTCGTGGACGCGCGAGGTCTCCTACGAGTCCGAGCTCGCGGTCGTCATCGGCAAGGTGACGAAGGACGTCTCGCCCGAGGACGCGCTGTCGAAGGTCTTCGGCTACACCGTCGCGAACGACGTCACGGCACGTGACGTGCAGCGCGCTGAGGACCAGTGGGCGCGCGCCAAGGGTTTCGACTCCTCGTGCCCGCTCGGTCCGTGGATCACGACGGGCCTCGACCCGGAGGACCTCGCGGTGAGCTCGCGCGTCAACGGCGAGCCCCGCCAGGACGGCCGCACGTCGGACATGATCTTCGACGTCGCGTTCCTCGTCTCCTACATCTCCCAGGCGTTCACGCTCCTGCCGGGCGACGTCATCCTCACGGGCACGCCTGCGGGCGTCGGGATCGTCGACCACGGCGACGTCGTCGAGTGCGAGGTCGAGGGCGTCGGAGTCCTGCGCAACCCCGTCCTGCGGCGCGACTGA
- a CDS encoding methyltransferase domain-containing protein, whose amino-acid sequence MSTTTGTDAVTDGSKPHPKDSYTHGHHDSVLRSHRWRTAENSASYLLPHLREGLSVLDVGCGPGTITVDLARTVGPGVVTGIDTSTAVLEQARATAANQGVRNVEFVEADVYDLPFEDGSFDIVHAHQVLQHLSDPVAALREIRRVTRPGGLVAVRDADYAAMAWYPELQELTEWNELYHEVAAANGAQPDAGRRLVSWVRAAGFADEAITASAGVWCYASEADRAWWGDLWAERCLSSQFGLQARATGLADDVALEEIARGWRQWAQDEDGWFSITHGEVLARA is encoded by the coding sequence ATGTCGACGACCACCGGGACCGACGCCGTGACCGACGGCTCCAAGCCCCACCCCAAGGACTCCTACACGCACGGGCACCACGACTCCGTGCTGCGCTCGCACCGCTGGCGCACAGCGGAGAACTCCGCGTCGTACCTCCTGCCGCACCTGCGTGAGGGACTTTCGGTGCTCGACGTCGGCTGCGGCCCGGGCACCATCACGGTCGACCTCGCGCGCACGGTCGGCCCGGGCGTCGTCACGGGGATCGACACGTCGACCGCGGTCCTCGAGCAGGCGCGCGCGACGGCTGCGAACCAGGGTGTGCGCAACGTCGAGTTCGTCGAGGCCGACGTCTACGACCTGCCGTTCGAGGACGGCTCGTTCGACATCGTGCACGCGCACCAGGTGCTCCAGCACCTCTCGGACCCGGTTGCGGCGCTGCGCGAGATCCGCCGCGTCACGCGTCCGGGCGGACTTGTCGCGGTGCGCGACGCCGACTACGCGGCGATGGCCTGGTACCCCGAGCTGCAGGAGCTCACGGAGTGGAACGAGCTCTACCACGAGGTCGCGGCGGCGAACGGCGCGCAGCCGGACGCGGGCCGTCGTCTCGTGTCGTGGGTGCGGGCCGCCGGCTTCGCGGACGAGGCGATCACGGCGTCGGCGGGCGTGTGGTGCTACGCGTCCGAGGCCGACCGCGCGTGGTGGGGCGACCTGTGGGCGGAGCGCTGCCTCTCGTCGCAGTTCGGGCTGCAGGCGCGGGCGACGGGCCTCGCGGACGACGTCGCGCTCGAGGAGATCGCGCGTGGCTGGCGCCAGTGGGCGCAGGACGAGGACGGCTGGTTCTCCATCACGCACGGCGAGGTGCTCGCGCGGGCGTGA
- a CDS encoding DapH/DapD/GlmU-related protein → MRDMPAPDPTDPRSEHDRMVAGDWYRYRLDPALAEMTTGTQAACRRITALYDTDRPTAEALFRDLLGSVGEGVDFRPPLYLDYGSRLHVGDGSFLNADLLVLGGGLVTIGRHVLVGPSVRIYTPQHALDVADRRAGWERVEPVTIEDDVWLGGNVVVLPGVTIGARSVVGAGSVVVKDVPPDVVVVGNPARVVRELA, encoded by the coding sequence ATGCGCGACATGCCGGCTCCCGACCCGACCGACCCTCGCAGCGAGCACGACCGCATGGTCGCGGGCGACTGGTACCGGTACCGGCTCGACCCGGCCCTCGCGGAGATGACGACGGGCACGCAGGCCGCCTGCCGCCGGATCACCGCGCTCTACGACACGGACCGGCCCACGGCCGAGGCGCTCTTCCGCGACCTGCTCGGTTCTGTCGGCGAGGGCGTCGACTTCCGGCCGCCCCTCTACCTCGACTACGGCAGCCGCCTCCACGTCGGCGACGGGTCGTTCCTCAACGCCGACCTCCTCGTCCTGGGCGGCGGCCTCGTGACGATCGGCCGTCACGTGCTCGTCGGCCCGTCCGTGCGGATCTACACGCCGCAGCACGCGCTCGACGTCGCAGACCGCCGCGCCGGCTGGGAGCGTGTCGAGCCCGTGACGATCGAGGACGACGTGTGGCTCGGCGGCAACGTCGTCGTGCTGCCCGGCGTGACGATCGGCGCACGCTCGGTCGTCGGCGCGGGGTCGGTCGTCGTCAAGGACGTGCCGCCGGACGTCGTCGTCGTGGGCAACCCCGCACGCGTCGTGCGTGAGCTCGCCTGA
- a CDS encoding aldo/keto reductase: protein MTTTLLSSPDAPATRRVGDSGLAVSVVGLGCNNLGRTGTATLTQEGTDAVVHAALDAGITFFDTADNYGHEGGLSERMLGAALGRRRDEVVVATKFGMANGGLYGDDHGARGSRRYVRRAVEGSLARLGTDRIDLLQLHTPDPLTPVEETLSALDDLVREGKVLYVGHSNRAGWQIADAEHVARRAGLTRFVSSQSHFNLLDRRAELEVVPAAQAYGLGLLPYFPLANGLLSGKYSRGTTPSEGRLSHTRQHMLVEAPWDALEELTELGRDRGLGLLELAFSWLAAQPQVASVIAGATRPEQVRQNAAAVHPLTADELAQIDALFPPPAKVALF from the coding sequence GTGACCACCACGCTCCTCTCCTCGCCCGACGCCCCCGCGACCCGCCGGGTCGGCGACTCGGGCCTCGCCGTCTCCGTCGTCGGCCTCGGCTGCAACAACCTCGGCCGCACGGGCACCGCGACGCTCACCCAGGAGGGCACCGACGCAGTCGTCCACGCGGCGCTCGACGCGGGGATCACGTTCTTCGACACGGCCGACAACTACGGCCACGAGGGGGGCCTCTCCGAACGGATGCTCGGCGCGGCGCTCGGGCGCCGTCGCGACGAGGTCGTCGTCGCGACGAAGTTCGGCATGGCCAACGGCGGCCTGTACGGCGACGACCACGGGGCGCGCGGCTCGCGCCGCTACGTGCGCCGCGCGGTCGAGGGCTCGCTCGCCCGGCTCGGGACCGACCGCATCGACCTCCTCCAGCTCCACACCCCCGACCCGCTCACGCCGGTCGAGGAGACGCTCTCGGCGCTCGACGACCTCGTGCGCGAGGGCAAGGTCCTCTACGTCGGGCACTCCAACCGGGCCGGGTGGCAGATCGCCGACGCCGAGCACGTCGCGCGCCGCGCAGGCCTCACGCGCTTCGTCTCCTCGCAGAGCCACTTCAACCTCCTCGACCGCCGCGCCGAGCTCGAGGTCGTGCCGGCCGCGCAGGCGTACGGGCTCGGCCTCCTCCCCTACTTCCCGCTCGCCAACGGTCTGCTCTCGGGCAAGTACTCGCGCGGGACGACGCCGTCGGAGGGCCGGCTCTCGCACACCCGTCAGCACATGCTCGTCGAGGCCCCGTGGGACGCGCTCGAGGAGCTCACCGAGCTCGGCCGCGACCGCGGGCTCGGGCTGCTCGAGCTCGCGTTCTCGTGGCTCGCGGCTCAGCCGCAGGTCGCGAGCGTCATCGCGGGCGCGACGCGCCCCGAGCAGGTGCGGCAGAACGCCGCGGCCGTTCACCCGCTCACGGCCGACGAGCTCGCGCAGATCGATGCGCTCTTCCCGCCGCCGGCAAAGGTCGCGCTCTTCTAG
- a CDS encoding 3-methyladenine DNA glycosylase produces the protein MLHPAQPALPAADWRARAAAHAERADALTAGHRARRDAGETHAIEDFLHTYYATRPGQLRRWHPGVGVSLEGTGDDVEERRTWRWYTSDGGLTRVDASTFLADRGTTVRFVRELLSRTAERPANVGCFGLHEWAMVYRLGDGTRHPLPLRLGAAGSDDVVESHQIRCSHIDAFRFFTPEAAPLNRLTPTRETQVEMEQPGCLHANMDLYKWALKLGPTVESSLVLECFELALDVRYLDMQASPYDVSSYGLDEVAIETPEGKAEYSARQRGFAERAAVLRERLVATCDAVLAHDPALAVGTALADEPAPSGGAGPAQAVRATL, from the coding sequence GTGCTCCACCCCGCCCAACCCGCCCTGCCCGCCGCCGACTGGCGCGCCCGCGCCGCCGCGCACGCCGAGCGCGCCGACGCTCTCACGGCGGGCCACCGTGCCCGCCGCGACGCGGGCGAGACGCACGCGATCGAGGACTTCCTCCACACGTACTACGCGACGCGGCCCGGGCAGCTTCGACGCTGGCACCCAGGCGTCGGGGTCTCGCTCGAGGGCACGGGCGACGACGTCGAAGAGCGGCGCACGTGGCGCTGGTACACGTCCGACGGCGGCCTCACCCGGGTCGACGCGTCGACGTTCCTCGCCGACCGCGGCACGACCGTGCGCTTCGTGCGCGAGCTGCTCTCCCGCACCGCGGAGCGCCCCGCGAACGTCGGCTGCTTCGGCCTCCACGAGTGGGCGATGGTCTACCGCCTGGGTGACGGCACGCGGCACCCGCTGCCGCTGCGGCTCGGTGCCGCGGGCTCGGACGACGTCGTCGAGAGCCACCAGATCCGCTGCTCCCACATCGACGCCTTCAGGTTCTTCACGCCCGAGGCCGCGCCGCTCAACCGGCTCACGCCGACGCGCGAGACGCAGGTGGAGATGGAGCAGCCCGGCTGCCTCCACGCGAACATGGACCTCTACAAGTGGGCCCTCAAGCTCGGGCCGACGGTCGAGTCCTCGCTCGTCCTCGAGTGCTTCGAGCTCGCGCTCGACGTGCGCTACCTCGACATGCAGGCGAGCCCGTACGACGTGTCTTCCTACGGGCTCGACGAGGTCGCGATCGAGACGCCGGAAGGCAAGGCCGAGTACTCGGCCCGGCAGCGCGGGTTCGCGGAGCGCGCGGCCGTCCTGCGCGAGCGGCTCGTCGCGACGTGCGACGCGGTGCTCGCGCACGATCCTGCTCTCGCCGTCGGTACCGCTCTCGCTGACGAACCGGCGCCGTCCGGCGGTGCGGGGCCTGCTCAGGCAGTGCGCGCCACGCTCTGA
- a CDS encoding NAD(P)/FAD-dependent oxidoreductase produces the protein MPARPAAPAATAAQTLPHVVVIGGGFAGLAAVRALAKAPVRITLVDRRVYTTFQPLLYQVASGGLTAGNVTYFLRSLRLRQKNVRVLHEHLVDVDAAGRTVTLLDGTRLEYDHLVLANGVSVNYFGTPGAKEHALPMYSRSQAIKIRDQLFVRLEEAAHAVEDGTMHDGLRIVVVGGGPTGVEVAGAMAELRDAGLRPAYPEIDGEAFDVMIVQRGAEVLKAFDAPLRRYAAEQLERRGVTLRLGAGVAEVHADGVVLTDGTRIPSDLTIWSAGVAPHEEVARWGLPLGDGGRIKVRDDLRVEGHDEIFAVGDVAVSPAGLPQLAQPALQSGRRAGRNIAALVAGRPTEPLRYFDKGTMAIIGRRAAIAQVLGKIHLTRGVAWLAWLFVHVMGLVGPRNRLVTLMGIVTRYGFPFHRKPVPIVGDVPSIRSRRPARPERETGAR, from the coding sequence GTGCCTGCACGCCCCGCCGCACCCGCCGCCACCGCGGCGCAGACGCTGCCCCACGTCGTCGTCATCGGCGGAGGCTTCGCCGGCCTCGCCGCCGTCCGCGCGCTCGCGAAGGCACCCGTGCGGATCACGCTCGTCGACCGCCGCGTGTACACGACGTTCCAGCCGCTGCTCTACCAGGTCGCGTCAGGCGGGCTCACCGCCGGCAACGTCACCTACTTCCTGCGGTCGCTGCGGCTGCGGCAGAAGAACGTCCGGGTCCTTCACGAGCACCTCGTCGACGTCGACGCTGCGGGCCGCACGGTGACGCTGCTCGACGGCACGCGCCTCGAGTACGACCACCTCGTGCTCGCCAACGGCGTGTCCGTCAACTACTTCGGCACGCCGGGCGCCAAGGAGCACGCACTGCCGATGTACTCGCGCTCGCAGGCGATCAAGATCCGCGACCAGCTCTTCGTACGCCTCGAGGAGGCCGCGCACGCCGTCGAGGACGGCACGATGCACGACGGGCTGCGCATCGTCGTCGTGGGCGGCGGGCCCACCGGCGTCGAGGTCGCGGGCGCGATGGCCGAGCTGCGCGATGCCGGGCTGCGGCCCGCCTACCCGGAGATCGACGGCGAGGCGTTCGACGTCATGATCGTCCAGCGCGGCGCCGAGGTCCTCAAGGCCTTCGACGCTCCCCTGCGTCGCTACGCGGCCGAGCAGCTCGAGCGCCGCGGCGTCACCCTGCGCCTCGGCGCAGGCGTCGCCGAGGTCCACGCGGACGGTGTCGTCCTCACCGACGGCACCCGGATCCCGTCGGACCTCACGATCTGGTCCGCAGGCGTCGCCCCGCACGAGGAGGTCGCCCGCTGGGGCCTGCCCCTCGGCGACGGCGGCCGCATCAAGGTCCGCGACGACCTGCGCGTCGAGGGCCACGACGAGATCTTCGCCGTCGGCGACGTCGCGGTCTCCCCTGCCGGCCTGCCGCAGCTCGCGCAGCCTGCGCTCCAGTCCGGCCGTCGCGCGGGCCGGAACATCGCAGCGCTCGTCGCCGGTCGCCCGACCGAGCCGCTGCGCTACTTCGACAAGGGCACGATGGCGATCATCGGGCGCCGCGCCGCGATCGCGCAGGTGCTCGGCAAGATCCACCTCACGCGCGGCGTCGCGTGGCTCGCCTGGCTGTTCGTCCACGTCATGGGGCTCGTCGGGCCGCGCAACCGGCTCGTGACGCTCATGGGAATCGTCACGCGCTACGGCTTCCCGTTCCACCGCAAGCCCGTGCCCATCGTCGGCGACGTGCCCTCGATCCGTTCGCGCAGGCCGGCGCGCCCTGAGCGCGAGACGGGCGCCCGGTGA
- a CDS encoding RNA helicase, translated as MSNRTASLAAALPASPDPDALFEAFEEWAAGRDLELYPAQSEALMELVAGQHVILATPTGSGKSLVAMGAHFAALAAFKAGRGGRTYYTAPLKALVSEKFFALVEVFGSENVGMMTGDSSVNPGAPIICCTAEILANVTLRDGGSRTGEDAISQVVMDEFHFYADPQRGWAWQVPLLELPGTQFLLMSATLGDTSFFTEDLEQRTGRDVALVTSAQRPVPLNFEYVLEPLGEVVEDLVHTHRAPVYIVHFTQKDAVDRAQALLSMNVATREEKAAIADELGDFRFSSGFGRVLSKFLRHGVGVHHAGMLPKYRRVVERLTQRGLLKVVCGTDTLGVGINVPIRTVLFTSLVKYDGERMRHLTAREFHQIAGRAGRAGYDTVGDVLVMAPEHVIENRKLVQKAGDDPKKLKKLVRKKAPEGSVNWTDKTFERLRDSDPEALTSHFTVNHAMVLNVLARGEHGEDPVGAMRHLLTANHDNETAKAKHVRQVFRIYRSLRQAGIVEKIRVRGDDGVERPGVRMVVDLPRDFALNQPLSPFALAAQELLDVESPTHALDVVSVLESTLDDPRQVLYAQERAARGEAIGALKAEGYGYDERMAMLEDVTWPRPLEDLLAPAFESYKRGNPWVSDQELRPKAVVRDMVERASTFTEYVSRYQLDRTEGVLLRYLADAYRAMRQTVATEHRTEEVEELTEWLGELVKGTDSSLLDEWERLANPVDDDADTLLGDGPLSGTGESAPVRPVTGSLRAFRVLVRNAMFRRVELASREAYTTLGALDGGDGWDADAWADALDPMFEEYGDDAIGITAAARSPRLVEITEQVDGDARRWAVRQVLDDPDGERAWHIRAVVDLDASDEAGEVVLHVTEVGSL; from the coding sequence ATGAGCAACCGCACCGCATCCCTCGCCGCAGCCCTGCCCGCCTCGCCCGACCCCGACGCCCTCTTCGAGGCGTTCGAGGAGTGGGCCGCGGGGCGCGACCTCGAGCTCTACCCGGCGCAGTCCGAGGCGCTCATGGAGCTCGTCGCGGGGCAGCACGTCATCCTCGCGACGCCGACGGGCTCGGGCAAGAGCCTCGTCGCGATGGGCGCGCACTTCGCGGCGCTCGCGGCGTTCAAGGCCGGTCGTGGCGGTCGCACGTACTACACGGCGCCCCTCAAGGCCCTCGTCTCGGAGAAGTTCTTCGCGCTGGTCGAGGTCTTCGGCTCGGAGAACGTCGGGATGATGACGGGCGACTCCTCGGTCAACCCGGGGGCGCCGATCATCTGCTGCACCGCGGAGATCCTCGCGAACGTCACGCTGCGTGACGGAGGCTCGCGCACGGGCGAGGACGCGATCAGCCAGGTCGTCATGGACGAGTTCCACTTCTACGCCGACCCGCAGCGCGGCTGGGCCTGGCAGGTGCCGCTCCTCGAGCTGCCGGGCACGCAGTTCCTCCTCATGTCCGCGACGCTCGGCGACACGTCGTTCTTCACCGAGGACCTCGAGCAGCGCACTGGCCGCGACGTCGCGCTCGTCACGAGCGCCCAGCGTCCGGTCCCGCTGAACTTCGAGTACGTGCTCGAGCCGCTCGGGGAGGTCGTCGAGGACCTCGTCCACACGCACCGCGCGCCCGTGTACATCGTCCACTTCACGCAGAAGGACGCGGTCGACCGCGCGCAGGCGCTGCTCAGCATGAACGTCGCGACGCGCGAGGAGAAGGCCGCGATCGCCGACGAGCTCGGCGACTTCCGCTTCTCGTCGGGCTTCGGCCGCGTCCTGTCAAAGTTCCTCCGGCACGGTGTCGGAGTCCACCACGCCGGCATGCTGCCCAAGTACCGGCGCGTCGTCGAACGCCTCACGCAGCGCGGGCTGCTCAAGGTCGTGTGCGGCACCGACACCCTCGGCGTCGGCATCAACGTGCCGATCCGCACGGTGCTGTTCACGTCGCTCGTCAAGTACGACGGCGAGCGCATGCGCCACCTCACGGCGCGCGAGTTCCACCAGATCGCGGGCCGCGCGGGGCGCGCCGGGTACGACACCGTAGGCGACGTGCTCGTCATGGCGCCCGAGCACGTCATCGAGAACCGCAAGCTCGTGCAGAAGGCCGGCGACGACCCGAAGAAGCTCAAGAAGCTCGTCCGCAAGAAGGCGCCCGAGGGCTCCGTCAACTGGACCGACAAGACCTTCGAGCGGCTGCGCGACTCCGACCCCGAGGCCCTCACGAGCCACTTCACCGTCAACCACGCGATGGTCCTCAACGTCCTCGCGCGCGGTGAGCACGGCGAGGACCCGGTCGGCGCGATGCGCCACCTGCTCACCGCCAACCACGACAACGAGACCGCGAAGGCCAAGCACGTGCGGCAGGTCTTCCGCATCTACCGCTCCCTGCGGCAGGCCGGCATCGTCGAGAAGATCCGCGTGCGCGGCGACGACGGTGTCGAGCGGCCCGGCGTGCGCATGGTCGTCGACCTGCCGCGCGACTTCGCGCTCAACCAGCCGCTGTCGCCGTTCGCGCTCGCCGCGCAGGAGCTGCTCGACGTCGAGAGCCCGACGCACGCGCTCGACGTCGTCTCGGTGCTCGAGTCGACGCTCGACGACCCCCGCCAGGTGCTCTACGCGCAGGAGCGAGCCGCGCGCGGCGAGGCGATCGGGGCGCTCAAGGCCGAGGGCTACGGGTACGACGAACGCATGGCGATGCTCGAGGACGTCACCTGGCCGCGACCGCTCGAGGATCTGCTCGCGCCCGCGTTCGAGTCGTACAAGCGCGGCAACCCGTGGGTGTCCGACCAGGAGCTGCGGCCCAAGGCCGTCGTGAGGGACATGGTCGAGCGCGCGTCGACGTTCACCGAGTACGTCTCGCGGTACCAGCTCGACCGCACCGAGGGCGTCCTGCTGCGCTACCTCGCCGACGCGTACCGCGCGATGCGGCAGACGGTCGCGACCGAGCACCGCACCGAGGAGGTCGAGGAGCTCACCGAGTGGCTCGGCGAGCTCGTCAAGGGCACCGACTCGAGCCTGCTCGACGAGTGGGAGCGGCTCGCGAACCCGGTCGACGACGACGCGGACACGCTCCTGGGTGACGGGCCGCTCTCCGGGACGGGCGAGAGCGCCCCCGTGCGACCGGTCACCGGGTCGCTCCGGGCGTTCCGCGTGCTCGTGCGCAACGCGATGTTCCGTCGGGTCGAGCTCGCGTCGCGCGAGGCGTACACGACGCTCGGGGCGCTCGACGGCGGCGACGGGTGGGACGCCGACGCGTGGGCCGACGCGCTCGACCCGATGTTCGAGGAGTACGGCGACGACGCGATCGGCATCACGGCGGCGGCCCGCTCGCCGCGTCTCGTCGAGATCACCGAGCAGGTCGACGGTGACGCGCGGCGCTGGGCCGTGCGGCAGGTGCTCGACGACCCGGACGGCGAGCGGGCGTGGCACATCCGCGCCGTCGTCGACCTCGACGCGAGCGACGAGGCGGGCGAGGTCGTCCTCCACGTCACCGAGGTCGGCAGCCTGTAG